In Deltaproteobacteria bacterium GWC2_55_46, a single window of DNA contains:
- a CDS encoding phosphopantothenoylcysteine decarboxylase: MQGGSGVVLKNKKITLGVTGAISAYKALELSRLLIKEEAEVWPVMTRSATEFITPLSLSTLCKNPVSASLFDLTEETRIGHIELAQKADLLIVAPATANFIGKAASGIADDLLTTIACASSAPVLIAPSMNSRMWGNPVVQENLRRLEASGYLFVGPEEGELACGYEGKGRLASVENILEAAREALSPRDLKGEKVLVTAGPTREAIDPVRFVSNSSSGRMGYAIAKAARRRGAEVVLVSGPSYLPRPAGITYIPVTTAEEMLDASVRYFTQSTVVVMAAAVADYRPTKSYPTKVKKEAKFLSIEMERTPDVLKYMGSHKKEGQLLVGFALETDSLEENARKKLKEKELDLVVGNTPAGLDSDFNQVTMIDRDGKKEVLPAMRKDEVADRILDRAARLKK; this comes from the coding sequence ATGCAAGGCGGTAGCGGGGTGGTCCTCAAAAATAAAAAGATAACCCTGGGCGTTACAGGCGCCATATCGGCGTACAAGGCCCTTGAGCTCTCCAGGCTCCTTATAAAGGAAGAGGCCGAGGTCTGGCCTGTGATGACCAGGTCCGCAACCGAGTTCATAACCCCTTTGAGCCTCTCTACCCTTTGCAAGAACCCGGTATCCGCAAGCCTCTTTGACCTTACGGAGGAGACAAGGATAGGGCACATAGAGCTCGCGCAGAAGGCCGACCTCCTTATAGTGGCCCCGGCCACCGCCAACTTTATCGGCAAGGCCGCCTCTGGCATCGCCGACGACCTGCTGACGACGATCGCGTGCGCTTCATCTGCCCCCGTCCTTATCGCCCCTTCCATGAACTCCCGGATGTGGGGTAACCCGGTCGTGCAGGAAAATTTGAGGAGGCTTGAGGCCTCCGGCTATCTTTTCGTGGGCCCGGAGGAAGGCGAGCTCGCCTGCGGATACGAGGGCAAGGGAAGGCTTGCCTCCGTAGAGAACATACTCGAAGCGGCCCGCGAGGCGTTGAGCCCCAGGGATTTAAAGGGAGAGAAGGTGCTCGTCACCGCCGGACCTACCCGCGAGGCGATAGACCCGGTGAGGTTCGTTTCGAACTCCTCTTCAGGCAGGATGGGCTACGCGATAGCCAAGGCGGCAAGGCGCAGGGGCGCCGAGGTCGTGCTTGTCTCCGGCCCGTCATATCTGCCCAGGCCTGCGGGGATAACGTACATACCAGTTACAACCGCGGAGGAGATGCTCGATGCTTCGGTCAGGTACTTCACGCAGTCGACCGTCGTCGTGATGGCCGCGGCCGTGGCCGACTACAGGCCCACGAAGAGCTACCCGACGAAGGTCAAGAAAGAGGCGAAGTTCCTCTCCATCGAGATGGAACGCACGCCCGACGTCTTAAAGTACATGGGGAGCCATAAGAAAGAAGGGCAGCTCCTCGTGGGCTTCGCCCTTGAGACCGACAGCCTTGAGGAGAACGCCAGGAAGAAGCTCAAGGAGAAGGAGCTTGACCTTGTGGTCGGTAATACGCCGGCGGGCCTCGATAGCGACTTTAACCAGGTCACCATGATAGACCGCGACGGTAAGAAGGAGGTCCTCCCGGCCATGAGAAAAGACGAGGTGGCCGATAGGATACTGGACAGGGCGGCCAGGCTTAAGAAGTAG
- a CDS encoding MBL fold metallo-hydrolase has translation MAEILTLPVGPLEVNCYIVWDKASGEGAVVDPGGDVGDIKAALAEHGVAVRYIINTHGHFDHIGGNGLLKEALGAPIAIHRADEPMLEYAHEQAVMFGLKTPKQPKPDMYLADGDIISFGALRLQVIHTPGHTKGGVCLYMKEDKLLFTGDTLFAGSIGRTDFEGGSMDEIMDSIMRKILPLGDSVRVFPGHGPSSTIGEEKEINPFIVEMKRVK, from the coding sequence ATGGCAGAGATCCTGACATTGCCGGTCGGCCCTCTTGAGGTCAACTGCTATATAGTGTGGGACAAGGCAAGCGGCGAGGGGGCCGTTGTCGACCCGGGCGGGGACGTTGGCGATATAAAGGCGGCCCTGGCGGAACATGGCGTCGCGGTAAGATACATAATAAATACCCACGGCCACTTTGACCACATCGGCGGGAACGGGCTGCTCAAGGAAGCCCTTGGCGCGCCAATTGCCATACACCGCGCTGACGAGCCGATGCTCGAGTACGCCCACGAGCAGGCGGTGATGTTCGGCCTCAAGACCCCGAAGCAGCCCAAGCCCGACATGTACCTGGCAGACGGCGATATTATCTCGTTCGGCGCCCTGCGTCTTCAGGTGATACACACCCCAGGGCACACAAAAGGGGGTGTGTGCCTTTATATGAAAGAGGATAAGCTACTCTTTACAGGCGACACCCTCTTCGCTGGCTCGATAGGCAGGACAGACTTCGAGGGCGGCTCGATGGATGAGATCATGGATTCCATCATGAGGAAGATACTCCCGCTCGGCGATAGCGTAAGGGTCTTTCCGGGACACGGTCCGTCCTCTACCATAGGCGAGGAGAAGGAGATAAACCCTTTTATAGTAGAGATGAAAAGGGTAAAATAA